ccagcCACTTCCTATAGGAATGTGATTCAAATCTCAAGTGAAAGAGCTTATTGaattacaaatttaatttatgtTATTTTAGAATGTCATTCTATGTTGTGTTAGATCAATTTCAGTACTCTAGAGTAAAAAACAGGCAAATTAATTGGTCATGATTTTTCTTGTTATATAATGGTCATGTTACCGTAACTAATTTTCTCATTAAAAATATATTGAAAAATGTATACAAAAAAATTGTTGGTCACTTATTCTTATTGATTGTATTTATAATGATATTCTATATCTTAAGAACATTTATGATCTGAAATTCAGTTACTTGAACCATATTAGAAAATGAAAAATTCTATTAGAAAATGTCAACTCGATAATACTTCTTTTTGATAACTTTCATGAATACCATTGAAAAAGCAAGCCATTTTACTACAAATGCCCCCTCCCTTAAAACAGAAGGAAAGAATTGGGCCAAAATATAAGTGCAGCAGTAAAAGAGTTAATTATAGATGAGTATTAGTGACTTGACCACATAGATATTGGATGTCCATCATGTCATgtatatggcaaaaaaaaaaattatgtgcaattatttttttattattaatacaaaACTTTGACAGCCACATAAATTATTGTAAATATGTCACTGTCATCACATTCCCTCGACTAACTTTGCTTTCATTTGGCCAGTACATaatgtacatttaaaattgtattgtgTATTTTGGTAGATTCTTTGGTTGTGCAAATGTTAACAATTTATCCAGCTTGAAAGCAATTTGTCAACACATGCAATAATTTGGCTTTGGCCATAACCACATGACTAGATTAGTCAAATTTTAAGCACAGATAATATGTTGTCATAATGTGAGATCTCAAGCTGGTTGTTCAGACATGCCTATACGCACACATACTGCTGATGTGGTGCATATCAGTATTCCAGCTGCTACAAACAACTAGAATTGATTACATAATTTCTGTTGTGAAAAATTACAGATGTTCACCATTCCCAATTTAAATATCATTTCGCTATTCAAATATTTAATTAAATCAACGCATGACTCATTGCTAGGGCACACATTAACAAGCATGACCAAATgactaattattatttattattattattattgatatatacaagttcttacattcttgctatgcgtactagtggctgtacgttTCGGGCACGTCCTTAATCTTATGTTCTCTGGAATACGACttcccgcgaagaatcgtttttacaaccaagtactcattttactgttgggttaaacagaggctacagttaaggatttgcacccagtaaatcctccctggccaggatacgaacccaggacaaagagctcgctaaacgccaggcgagtgtcttaaccacCATACCACGGGAAATGTGAAACAATGTTTAAAGTATGGTGTTATAAAATAAAAAGAACATGAAAATTATCAAATTATTTTGTATTATACAGTCCGACTTGACTTATTTTCCATTATGGTATTAATTGAAGAAAACTCATTTAATGCTGACACAGTTAATGTATGCTATACAGTAGGCCTGCGTTGTCTTCCATTTTCAAAGTACAGTAGATAAAACTGAACTTTTTGAATGAATAAAGATACTACTTAAGAAGAATATTTATTACAATATGAAGTTACAGGATGATTCACTGTTAAGAAATATATAACGAAAACATTATATAATGTAGGGCTAAATTATATATTACcataaacaaaattgtcataaggGATTATTTATTGACAGCAAAAGAGACACTCCATAATTGCCCCATATATCCACAGAAGTGCAGTACTGGACTACCAGTATTGTCCTTTTAATGCAAAGGTGCTACCATTTCTTTCATCAATGGATGTGTGGTTGCAAAAGTGTCGGGCCAAAAAGGTATTCAGTGCAGGCTTTTCTACTACACTCAGACTGCAACACCAGAGTGTTCTGCAGTGTTTTTATTCCATCCTTACTGCCTTTACAATGAGTCAAACTTTTTCTTTAATTATCTATGCCTATATTTTTTACCCTACTTTTCTACATACAGGTCTACATTATATAAAAATTTTCTCAATGTAGGCGGATGGTAATTCCTTTCACATGCCAAACAGGCATACAGGACAATATAGAATATATTAAGAGCTCCCTCATGTGTTTGAAATATGCAGAAGTATCCCAAGTGAGACCCCCCTCTCACTGCAGCACAGTTGCCACATGATACAAAAACTCAAATAATGTAGGCATAAAAATATGTTCCTGCTTGGGACGAGTGGGCAAAATTTCTGTATTGGAAGAACACAGACGACACTGGAGTCTGGAGTGGCACAGGCTGCGCGCACAGCAAATTGCGGTACtttaattttattaatatattagtaataatttaataatataattttagtaatatatttaatttatacctGTATTCACATAAATTAACAATAAAGCTTATAATCTTACAAAGTCATTATACTCTTTTTGTCAAAATGAATATAGCATCTGATAAATAATGTATGTTTTAAATGAGTACATTGCTTTATTTAATTGCCCACATATATTCATCTCGATATTCTACCAGTATGCttgcatgtacagtacagtactggtaTAGTCAAGTGTCAGCTCCCAAGCCCCATCTTCCGAATATTTTGTAATAAAATTCTGGGAATGTTCTCTCATTTTTCTTTTCATTTTACATTAATAACTGCATTGGCTTGATTTCAACGTCTTTAACCAACCCTCATTCTATTTTTGACATCTGTAACTAAATTGTCTCTAGTTTTCATCTCTTTCCCTTGTTGTGGAGTGTGTTGAGAGGAAGATGTTGTGTATGCTTCTTTATCTGGAGTGAACAGGGAAAGGAAGTTGCTGTACAAACCCACTCATTCTCGATTATGTGGGAAAGAGGAGGTGTTGTCTTGGTGCGTATGGGGGACAGACATTTTTGTACAAGCCCCTTCATTCTGGAGTATATGAGGAAGAGAAGGTTTTTTATATGCTTCTCGTTCTGGGAAGTATGGGGAAGGATAGGTGTTTATATGGCCCCTCATCATCGAGTGTGTGGGAAAGGGAAGATGTTGTAAATAACTCATCAGCATAGTTACATATACTTTTACAAGATAAGCAATAAGGCTATAAACAGCAATTAAATGTATTTccatatttatattaatttatttaacaaTTTGTGGCTTAAACTATTAACTATGAAAAAAAGACAAGTgataaaaaccagcattgaatttaatgaaatgcctctttctggtaggTCCTTGGTGAGCTACCTGGTAAGCTCCACCTAATTTAATCCACATCAAACCTAAAGCCAAGTGTTTGTAAAAGGGGTAAAGTGGAAGGGAAGGTAAGCACCATGGAACAGAACCCTGAAAACTTTAAGAGGAAACTGGTAAACCAAAAGTCATCAAATGGCCCACAGACCCTCAACCCGATGATCCAGTGAAAGGGAAGGAGCTGAAGAAAACGGTACAATGCTGGGGGCCAACCCTCCCCAGAGGATAAACCATGcaagcaaagttcaggctcccacataGCCACTCGAGCAAATGACAGGTGACCCAGGCACTTCCCATCACCAGGCAGAGATGAGTGTTCATGCAGAGCAGGTATGCaacaggaagggaaggggagcTGATTGAGAATCCCAGACCAAGTCCAATCAGATTTGAACCTATTTATGGCTACAAATAGGACTTTCTCCAATTTACCAAAAATCCAAACCTGGTGAGCTTGGAATGAATCTGATCTCTGCTTTGTAAACACATGGACAGACTAGGAGTCAAAACCATCCAGTTGTCAATGTAGGCAAAGATGTAAATCTCCAGCAACTGAAGGTGAAGAACCATTACATTCACCAACATGCTGAATGTTTGGAGTAACAGATTCAAGCCAAATGTGAGAACCTGGAATTGGTAGGCCTGATGTGccaccacaaaacctaaccagtccctgaaaatGAGATGAATGGGCACATCCCAACAGGTATCCCATAGGTCTAGTAACACCAAGGAATCTGCCTGCAACACCAGGCAGACTTGAGCTAAGGTGGTCATGCAGAAAGATGGAGAGGGAATGAAGTGATTCAAACCCAAAATGTCAAGAATGTACTGAAGGTTTTGTAGGTCCTGCTTGAGGTTTAAGAACAATCAGAATAACCACCTCACTGTTGGGGTTAACTCGACCATTCCAGCATCTAACCACTCTGCAATGACTGAGAGAACTGTGAAGTAGATTGCTGGCCCTAGATCCACAACACCCAAGGAGGTGTTTCCAGGGGCCTCCAATGTAGGCCCCTGGAAACTATACGTGGAAAGCCATGCATAGTGGGACCTGGAGTTGGGAAAACAGACCTGACATTCCTCCACAGCATCATTAAAGGTGGTAAACTGCGAAAAGGCTAGTGCAAAGAAACTCCGAACCAACACACCCCTCTGTGACATGAAACAGGAGTGAAATCTGAAGTGCAACGACCCAGTAATCTAACTTCTCCAGAAGCCTACTCCGACCAACAACAGGTGAAAACTTGCACTGAAATTTCTGGCCTCAGTCAGTAGGGGCAGACTCTGCTGCAAAAACAGATGACTGAGAGGCTGAAATGCCACTGCAACAGCTGAAAGAACTGAAGATGCAGCAACCTCAGGAAACAAGAAGAGGGAAAAAAGTAGAAGTTCAAAATGGACAAGAACAAGTTGAATCTAAATCAGAGACCAGCATGGCCCTACAGGCAAGACAAACATGCAAAATAGAAGCCCGCCACCACTTTCTGAAACAAAGGACCAAGCAGCTTGGGTAGCACCTCCAATGACCTGACCACGGGCAACAAGGATATACCCACAGGCATACCAGCCAAGGCATTAAAGCCATCAAAACAGCCCATGCATGCAAAAAAGCAGCAGAGTGCCCTATGATCTTCCGTGACGGCAGGCCCTAAAAGCGAAGGCAACTTAACATACAGTTGCACATATACTCACATCCTAAggtaaggaaggtgtaaacaggcaAGACTGAAGTGGTGCAAGGGCAGCTGCACCACCAACAAATATTTACAGACCAAGGAAGTCTAGGAAGTGATAAATACATATACtttttatacatacatatactgtatatataaaactTATACTGTACTGAGTAAAAGTAATAAGTAAAGTataagtaaaaataaaaaaataaaaataaaaaaaaagtataagTAAAACTTATACTGtactgaggcctggtcgacgaccgggccgcggggacgctaagccccggaagcacctcaaggtaaggtactgtaTTGCAGGACAACCACATTCAAATGTGATCGTTCTGCAATTAATTGATCAGCAATTACCTGTATTGATATATGATTTGCAAGGCCCTGGCATGGATTGAATTGGGTGGAGTTTGTTAGGTAGCAAGCACCAAGAAGCCACCATAGAAGCTCCTTCAAAAATAGGAATAGAATTCTTAAGATAACTTTTCAAATGTGCCTATGAAAGCAAAATACTGTAGTCTTAAAAATccagatgattttttttttattccaaaCTGGTTATTAGAATTGTCTTGAGCTTCAAAAGCAACACCAAAATGGATTGAAAATTAAGAACACCCTAAGCTACAGTACATATATAAAAACTGTTCTGGCAACACTAACAAATTGACTTGATGCAAAGAGCAGTGAACTTCTCAAGTTCATCTTAAAACCATCCAAGCATCCCTGTGCCTAGACGCACTGTGCAGTACAGCATAGCTATCAGTCCAAAGTATCCAAAGCTGCCACGCATACGTTTCCTGGGATCTTAAATCAAAATATTCTTTAGTAcagtattataatattataattagtattctaattatatataatgtaatgaaattaACATTTGTATTCTCATTAGTATTacttttattgaagattaaataaaGCATGAAAGATACAGATAAATGACACAGTATTAGAGAATactatcactatattaccatcctTTCCTCAAATCTGTGTAAAAAAAAAGTGACTACTCTCAGAGACTCCTTTTACTGTATATAATTTATCATTTGCCATTAAGTGAAAGTGACAAACTCCACATTGTTACGCTGCATTACCATCCACTTCATGTACACAAAAGCCTAACTATGCAAACATTTCCTTAATTCTAATTAAATTCATAATATTTAGTGTATATCCAAACTCTACAATttctaaaaaattaaaaaatgatACATCAGTATCCTTTGTATTACTGAATAAGGCAGCCTGTGATCTACCTCAACAAATGTTACTCATATGACATGTGCACGAGACAAGTACTGTACAATATTATTCATTGCTATTACAGTATATTGTTAAGTATATTCTCATGCACTCGCTTTATAACTTAgcttaaattattaaatacaattaaCTAAAAATTAATAGAGTATAATGGAACTATATCAGATGGTTAATTTTGTTATGAAGGGAGATACTagtaatatatataagtatataaaatatacactcacatatactgcatatatataaaacagGATGAACTGAAAATTTCAAAATAGCATACCTCCTGTGTAGTAGCCAAGTGCATAAGCAACCCGACCAGCACACCACACTGCTCCCCCTACAGCACTCAGCACAGGATTATGCAGACCTCCCAAAAGCAGTAATGTCAAGAAAGTTGGGTAATTTTCAAGACTGTCAAACAagaaatataaaacaaatataaGATCCACTTGTACATTGCTTTATTTGCAAGAACAAGTACAGTAACATACAAATATAAAATACACTAGTGTATTACTGTAGTATGTAATGTCCACAATTCAAATCTAGAAAATTATTAATCTTTGTAACTTAAACAAATAACTGACCAAGTAAGTGATGATGTGCCCTCAACAATTTTATTACCAGCAGTTACAATTCTAGTTCCTACTGAACTCCTATTTCTAATAGAGTATCAAATAAAAGGTTATAAAAGCAATATGCATTTATAATaacattatttctatatcatgttTAATTAATGTACAATAATGAAAACATTTGTTTTATCATGTCTGatcaaaagaaaagaaaaatatGAAGATTCGCAGGAGGTTTTGAGACTAGCACAACATGCATTACAGAATCACCCATGATATGAAGTAACCTGGATACAATAAATATCAACTTACGTGTTTTGGTGTGCTCTTTGATAGCAGTTGAAGAGGTTGTTATCTAGGCTGTACATTGTGGGATAATAGATTTTCAAACTTTTACGCATGAAACCCACCTGTAACAAAGGTTTTACATTTTTTTTGGTAAATATGCCTAAATTGGTATTGATAAAATTActgtataaataaaatatttaacaaaagtTATGTGATCATCATACATCAGGTTGTCTTGTGATTACCCATAATGAATTTTTGTTATTCCTGGATAGTAGTGTAATTTCCTAATTCTTATGCCTAAAAGAATATAGGCCATTCTTATAGTATAGGTATAGAAATTGGCCATTATCCCACAAACTTTGCTTTTGAGACAAAGACAGTGATATTTTAAAACTTACCTATTTCCAATGAGAAAAGGGATGAATTTGCACCTTTTTTGCTCAGAAAAAAGCAACATATCAAAATTAACATGTACGGTATTTATACCAAAGTTGTAACAAAATTAAAACACAAGATTTAGAACCGAGTATTTTTTTAGATTTACTTTTATACTGTAAATCACTTTCACAAATGAAGTCTCCCATCATGTTCTCATTATACTGTACTTGGTAGCAGCATTTCAAGTCCAAAATATCCTGGTGGAAGTGCTCTATCTGGAATGTTCTTGAAAATAGgtaaatttaaaaatataaaactgtCCTTGTCACAAAAGCAAAGTTTGTGGGAAATAATAGCCATTTTCTATACTTTTTAAGAATAGGCAATTAAGACTATAACAATTACAACTGTTGGTACTTGGTGACTTCAACTTAAAATCCATAGACTGAGAGGCGTACAAAGCAAGAAGAGAGGACTTTTGGATAGGTAgattccagcccatcctcctgttttggtagtactgtaCTTATAGTAATGACAAGGACCATAGTATACATACTGACGTATAACGAAATTAAAATGTAGAAATATGAACTATTGAGTTCAATAccccggaaaactatttttttacttgtgttgctttgacaaactaaactaaccaatcgtaacctccctaggcctaatacatgatatatgaggcctaatatagtacatgtacttacctaagtgcagttacaggatgagaattatgctcgtggtgtccagtcttcccagcactctttgtcatataacgctttgaaactactgatggtcttggcctccaccacctcctcacctaacttgttccaactgtctaccactctgtttccgaaagtgaattttcttataattcttcggcatctgtgtttagttaatttaaatctatgacctcttgttcttgaagttctgggtctcaggaaatcttccctatcaattttatcaattcctgttactattttatatgtagtgatcatatcatctcttttccttctgtcttctagttttggcatatttaatgcctctaacctctcctcgtagctcttgtccttcagttctgggagccacttagtggcatgtctttgcaccttttgcaGTTTGTCGATGTGCTTCTTTAGATATGggaaccatacaaccgctgcatattccagttttggtctaacaaaagtcgtgaacaatttctataatattttgccatccatgtatttaaaagcaattctgaagttagagagtgtagcataggcccctcgcacaatgttcttaatgtgatcctcaggtaatagttttctatctagaatgtttgtgtgctatactaggcctaggaatatttgagtttgtgttttagcttcatttattttaaagacTTCCTTACTAGTCGGTATACTAAAAGCTAAGAACATACAAATTCTGACTACTGATGATCGTCACAATagatactatctaaacaggaggatgggtgggTTGATTCATAAACCACCACCTGGAAGCATTCATGTAGCAACACATTAAACAAACTACAAGAACGACGGGAGGGAATGCTCCTTCAATGCTGGAtttaatattcaccaggaaagaagaagagatatttgacatttacTACCTTCCCTCCTTGGGCAGAGAAGCAAGGATCAACTACATGGCAGTGAGAAGaggggcagaaagaaattttgaggaAGGGATGGAGGACAACTACCTGGTGGCGGTCAGTTATCATCATCAAGGTGTTTGCCCAGCAGCATCGATCATTTGACTAAGCATGAGTATACAGTTATGATATGTTTAGAACCGAGAACTATATGTACGGGCAGCACATAATATCCACTAGAAAGTGTGACATTGTAACTACCAGAATTTGGCAGGATATCGATATACTGTATATGGCAGTTGGCTGCAAGTAGtgaatcccccaatggtgaatattccaattgtaaaccatgtgaacaagagctgtgacacacactccaacactatatctgcgaTTGCCCAGTAATcaatgatttcagaccaaatggtaggaGGTAGTTTGAGCTTTtactacttcatacactcacaaatattgggagatattcttgtgctccatccagattttgctagtgcagGCTAATAGATTAGCCTGGCctttcatgttctctcctgattctatggatgactaaccatcctgtgagatgaagATATTAGGTGATCTTATAGCTAGTTTCTGAACTATacactgtaatctttcatatagattagggtagcagcacattgctgtgtgctTCTACCCTAAGCTTGTTTAAAAAATAACTCTAGGTACCCAATTTTCTTCAAGCAGTTGCTTGTTTTGTTGTGCTCGTGCCTTCTGGAGGATTTTTTCTTGGGTTTTGGTTGCTCTCTAATCCTGAAGCTCTGCTATTGCATATAGAGTAAGGTTCTGGTCCTAAATTTCTCAGTATGGAAGGGGTGGGTCTCAGAGGTTTAATTCATCTACTAAGGCATGGCTGTACCCTCGCAAAGAGTCTTGGCCGATTCTTGCCTCTTAGCTCTGGGAATTACTGAGGTGGTCCTCCTAGAAAATGTAATGAAAGAAGCAATTGGCATAGATAAAAAATATCACTGCCTTTAGTAGGCAGAAATGATGGGAAGATGGGTTCCCAGCTCCTATAACCCAAGGGATGAGGGGCTGATTGCCTCACAGATTAGTGGTCGATGGGGTTGACAACATCCCTATACTGAGTGTATGGATCAATCtagtaaaaaaaaatacatgtCAAAGAGGTATTTTAGGTGAGCAACATGTAAACATTCAACACACTGCAACAAAGAACACAACTTACCTTCAAGGCCTTCCAGATGAGCATGAAGGATGAGCCTACTGCTACCAGCACACAGTAGCCATACTCGGGCTTCACTTCAataaccaccatcttcacacctAGAAACAACACAAAATAAATCTTTCAGGCTTCAAAAAATATAATTGCCTTTAAAAATTTAACTAGTAAAATGACTGTAGAGAGAAATGCCTTTCATTCTTAATGCTCATCCAACCAAGACAGTAGGACCCTTACACTCCTCCCATCACCCTCAAGCAATAGACACCTATGCACTAACTGCCTGTGGGAGATTAGATGTGCACTAGATGGTACTGTTTAGATGACCTGGAGTTGGCCCGGTGGCATTTAGGGACCCAGATTTGGATGTGTTGGTGTATTCCACCTACGTGTAAGTTACTTCCCACCTCTTCCTTTCCCTGTGAATGTGGTTCAACTAGCTTCTGGTCTTCTCCCCTAGTTTCAGCTTCGAAGCATCTAAGGGTTTTAGAGTTGAAGCAGTGTTTAGCCTAGGAGGTAGCTCAGCCATCTCTAGGGGGTAACCCTATCCACTTTGACTCGAGGTAGTTGAGCTATCCTGTCCTGCTGGGAATGTAATGCCTTCACAACAACCAATACTTAGCTTCGATATTTCTTCTTAGGATGATGCCTTTCTGTTTCAGGCATAGAATATGGCTCTTCCCTGGGGACCATCGTGACTGTCTTCCAGGGCTGGAGAAGGGGGAAAGCCCAAGTAGTGTCCCTTGGTGCCCATCAACCCTTCCTGGACTTTAATTTTGTTGAATGCAGGTACATACTGTATATTGCCATGGGAAGGGGGACTTTTCCTATCCCCTATTTGATATATGAGCTAGAGTAATTGTTCAATTCCACATGCCATTTGGTTTCTCTGATTCGTCATACTTCTGGAGATTCCAACATCTCACCTTGCGCTTTCTGCGAGTCATGAGAGTCTGTTTTGGTTCCTCCAGCGGGATTTGGTCTTTGCTTATTGATGGACTTGGCCTTATTCATGTTCGGATCTGCTGCGGTCTATAGGATGGGATATGAAGCTCCAAATT
The DNA window shown above is from Procambarus clarkii isolate CNS0578487 chromosome 21, FALCON_Pclarkii_2.0, whole genome shotgun sequence and carries:
- the LOC138349472 gene encoding glutathione S-transferase 3, mitochondrial-like — translated: MVVIEVKPEYGYCVLVAVGSSFMLIWKALKVGFMRKSLKIYYPTMYSLDNNLFNCYQRAHQNTLENYPTFLTLLLLGGLHNPVLSAVGGAVWCAGRVAYALGYYTGDPRKRMRGSFGYFGLIAMLYCTVRLGTGMLGWF